The nucleotide sequence GGCAAACAGCGCTCACGTTCAGCTCCGTACGGGCAAGGTGGTGGTATTGCATGGCAATCCGCGGGCGGTCACAGTGAGCGTCCCCAGACGGTAACCGCCGGAGACGCTCGGGTGGTTACGACTGGTCGATTTTGCCCTGCGCGCGCGCCGCTTCAAAGCGCGCTTGGGCGTTGGCCATGACTTGCTGCGAGGACTCGATCAGCTCGCCCGGGTATTCCTCCAGCGCCTTGGTGGCAAGCGACACGCGCCCTTGCCACTCATCGACCTCGAGCACGATGACCTGAACGGTCTGGCCGATCTCGAACAGCTCCGGCAGCGATTCCACCCGGTTTTGGCTGACGTGCTTGATGTGCAGCAAACCGGTAACGCCCCCCAGATCGACAAAGACGCCGTAGGGCTTGATGTTGGTAATGGTGCCTTCGGCGAGGCTCCCCGAGGCCAGCTGCTGCAGCGCCGAGGCCCGAGCGGCTTCGCGTTGCGAGAGGACGAGCTTGTTCTGCTCGGCATCCACCTCCAGAAAGCTAGCCGTCAGGGTCTGGCCGACGAGTTCATCCAAATCGCCGCGCTCGAGCAGATGCGATCGCGGCACGAAGGCACGCAGGCCGCGCACGTTCCCGGTTACGCCCCCTCGGTTCGTACCGGTGACGGTCACGCTGACCGGGCGGCCGTCGGCTTGAAGCTCGGCGATTTCGTCCCAAGCCTCCTGGCGCAGGATCTGGCGCCGCGAGAGCGGTAGCTGGCCCTCCGCATTGGGCGCGCCGATGATGGCCAAATCCAGCTCTTGCTCGAGCGGCATGACCTGGGCGAGGTCATCCACTTTTTCCAGGGCAGCCTCTTTGAGCGGGACAAAACCGGGCGCTTTGCCGGCAATATCGACGAGCGCCCCCTGGGAGGTGTGCTCTAGGATGCGGCCCCGAACGATTTTGCCCGGTTGGAGGTCGAAGTCGTAATCGTCTAGGGCTTGTGCAAATTCGCTTTCGGTGAATGCCGAGTTGGCAGCAGAGGTAGAGTCTGAGGTCATGATGGATCGCAATACGCTCGATGCGGGACCTGCCGGCGTCGGTCCGCCCGTCGCGAAAGCGCCCGCAAGCGAGCGGTAGCTGGCTGAGGAAGTCCCCGCGATCCAGGGTAGCTGGAAATTGTCTGGCGAGTGCGCCCGTTACGGCAGCTGCTGCGCGAACAGCGCCTTGGTTTGGGCCCAGGCGTCGGCAGCCGCATTGGGATCGTAGCTATCGCGTTGGTCGCAGAAGAACCCGTGGGTGGCCCCTTCGTAGCGAACGACCCGGTGCGGGATCTGGTGCTTTTGCAGCTCGGCTTCGATGCGATCAACTTCTTCGAGCGGAATGAGCGGATCTTGGGTGCCAAAGAAGGCATAAATCGTGCCTTGGATCTCGGGAGTGCGCGCGATCGTCGGATCCCCGCCGCCGGGCGTGGTATTGACAATACCTGCGCCGTAAAAGGACGCCGTCGCCTTGACCTCGGGCAACGTTGCTGCCAAATAGGCCACGTGGCCGCCAAAGCAGAAGCCCATGCAGCCAATGCCCCCGCGCTGGCACTGCGGCAGCCCCTTGATGTAGTTGATAGCGGACTGAATGTCGTTGAGCAGCTCTGGCGCGCGAGTTTGGTTTTTGTACTGCCGGCCGAGCTCGAGCGCTTCGTCGCTGTAGCCGGCTTCAAACCCTGGGGCCTGGCGCTGGTAGATGGCGGGCGCGATCGCGATGTAGCCTTCGCGCGCTACGCGCTGGGTGACATCGCGGATGTGATCGTTGACCCCAAACACTTCCTGGATGACGACGGCCCCTGGGTAGGAGCCTGGCTTGGTGGGCATGGCCAGATGGGCATCCAACCGGACGTCGCCGGCTTCGACCTTGACCGCGTCAGTGCGAATCGCTACCACGGTTGCTTGCGCTCGAGCTCGCTCACAGTCCCTTATCTTAGCCGAGTGCGGCGGATGTTAAGTTGCCGCAGTTGGGTGCGCTGCCCTAACGCCCATGGCCCCGCCCGAGTGGCTGCTGGTGTTTGCACGCTACCCCCAACCGGGGACCGCCAAAACGCGCCTCATCCCTGCGCTGGGCGCCCAGGGCGCGGCAGCCGTTCACGCGCGCCTGACCGAGTCCACCTTGGCGGTCGCGCGTGCCCTGCAGCGCGATCGCGGGGCGGCGGTCACTGTTTGCCATGCTGGGGCAACGCCGGCCCAAATGCAGGCGTGGCTGGGAGCTCAGGTAGCCTACGAAGCCCAGAGTGCGGGCGATCTGGGCGAGCGCTTGCGCGTTGCCTTCAACCGCGCCTTTGCTCGGGGCGCCCAGCGGGTAGTTGCCATCGGCACGGACTGTCCGGAGCTGGGGAGCGGAGCGCTGGCTGCCGCTTTCGAGCGCCTGCGGCGCCAGGACGTGGTGCTGGGCCCGGCTGCCGATGGTGGCTACTACCTCATCGGCCTGTCGGGATTGGCGCCCGAGCTGTTCGCCGGCATCGATTGGGGCACGGCCCGCGTCTGGCAGCAGACCGCTGCCACCGCGGATCGCTTGGGCTTGGCGCGATCGCAGCTCGCCGTGCGGTACGACATCGACCGACCGGCCGATCTGGCGCGGTCAGTGCGGCTGTAGCTTACCGGTAGTTCAGCTTCGCGGTTTAGCGTTGCCCCTACTGCCAGCAACGAGCGCTTATGGCTGCCGAGCGGCTCTCGGTCATCCTGCCCGTTTTAAACGAAGCCTCCACCCTGCCAGCAGTGCTGGCCCGCGTTGGGGCCGGCACCAATGTGGAGGCCATTGCGGTCGATGGCGGCAGCGCGGACGCCACGCCTTCGGTTGCCCGCGATTGGGGGGCAGATACCGTTCTGAGCGCAAGCGGCGGTCGCGCCCGGCAAATGAACGCCGGCGCGGCTGCGGCAACCGGCGCGATCCTGCTGTTTTTGCATGCCGATACCCGCTTGCCCGCCGGCTACGATGCCCTGGCGCGCGATGCCCTGGTAGCCCCCGCCGCGATCGCCGGGGCATTTCCGCTCGCGATCGCCGGTCGCGGCTGGGGCCTGCGGCTAGTCGAGGCTGGGGTTAACGGGCGCTCGCGCTGGTGCGCGCTGCCCTACGGCGACCAGGCTCTGTTCCTCAAAACCAGCACGTTTTGGGCGTTGGGGGGGTTCCCCGAGCTGCCGATTATGGAAGACTTTGAGTTGGTGCGGCGGCTGCGGCAGCGGGGCCGAATCGCGCTGGCGCCGGCGCCCGTAGTAACCTCGGGCCGCCGCTGGCAGCAGTTGGGCGTGGTGCAAACCACCTTGATCAACCAGGCCCTCATTGCGGGCTATGTTGCCGGGATATCGCCCCAGCGGTTGCGCCGCTGGTATCGCGGCGGCTACTGAAGCGCCGCCAGCTCTTCGCCCAACCAGCTGCGAAAGCGCTGGGCTTGCTCGGCACTGGGCGCAGCGAGCGGCACGATGGCGTAGCGCCCGGGCTGCGGTGGGGCTAGCGTCAGGGAGTGCGTTTGCAGCGCGTCTTGGTGAAAGATGCTAACCGCCACCGTATCGCCAGGTTGGTAGTCGTGCAGGCGCTGCTCGAGCTGCTCGACACTGACGCGCCAGCCATCCAGGGCCAGCAGCTCGTCCCCAGCATCGATGCCCGCCCGACCAGCAGGCGACTCGGCATCCACAAACCCAATTTGGGCGCGATCGCCGTCGGGTTTGACGCTCAAGCCCAAATAGGGCGGCGGTTCTTGCTCGTCGGCAGCCGAGACTTGCAGCCCAAACGGGGCCAGATAGCCATCGAACGGTAGTGCCTCGGTGCCATCGATATAGCGCTGCCAGAACGCGCTCAGATCGGTACCGGCCACGGCCTCGAGTTCCGCCTGCAGCTGCGGCGGGGTCAGGCCCGTCTCGGCCCGGCCGAAGCGCTGCCAAAGCCGGCGCATGAGGTCATCGAGCGAGCGTGCGTTGTCGTGGCGCGCCCGAATGAGCAAATCTAGCAGCAGTGCCACCAGCTCGCCTTTGAGGTAGTACGAGACCTGCTCGTTATCGCTGTTGGCATCGCGCTGGTAGAGCTTAATCCAGGCATCGAAGCTGGCATCGCTCAGCGGCTGTACCCGCCGCCCGGGGGTCTTGAGCAGCCGCGTGATGTCTTTGCCCAAGGTCTCGAGCACCGAGCGGGCGCCATAGCACCCCGCGCGCTGCGGGATCAGGCTGTCGTAGTAGGTGGTGACGCCTTCAAAAAACCACAGCAGCGAGGTATAGTTCTCGCGCTCGTAGTCGATGGTTTCTAGGGCCTTGGGCCGGATGCGCTTGACGTTCCAGAGGTGGAAGAATTCGTGCGCTACTAGCTGCAAAAAACGCTCGTACTTGTCGCGATCGCGAAAGCCCCAGCGCGGGTAGTTGAGCGAGCAGCTAGCCCGGTGCTCTAGGCCACCGAAGCCGCTGCTGCTCTGGTGCAGCAAAAAAACGTAGCGATCGTAGGGCAGCTCGCCGTAGAGCTCGGCCTCAGCGGCCACGATGGCCTGGGTATCGGCGACGATCGAGTGGGGATCGGCGTTGCCTTGCCCCCAAATGGCGAGCTGGTGGGGCTTGCCCCAAACCTCGAACGCGTAAACCGGATGGGTGCCAATCTCGAACGGACTGTCAGCGAGCGCATCGAAATCCGGCGCCTCAAACGTATGGGCTTGGTCGGCAACGGCCGGGAGCGCGGTCGTGACGTGCCAATTGGGGTGCGGCGGCCGAATGGCGACCCGAACTGGCTGTTGCTCGCACCCGAGCGGCAAGCAGAACAGCGCCGCCCCGTTGAAGTAACCGTGGGTAGCATCGAGGTGGTTGGTGCGGACGGTCAGCTCGTTGGCATAGACCTGATAGCGGACGGTAATGTCGGTCGCTGCGGTCGTATCGACCTGCCAGCGGTTTTTGCTGACTTTGTGACAAGCGAGCAGCTCGCCGTCGCTGTTGGTGGCGCTCAACGCGCGCACGTGCCGGGCGTATTCGCGCACCAGGTAGGAGCCGGGCGTCCAGACCGGCATGGCCAATGTCAGCCCGCTCGGCTGCCAATCGAGCACCTCGAGCGTGACTTCGAACAAGTGGGATGCCGGCTGGGGCATGGCCACCTGATAGCGCACGCTTGGGAGTACCTGTTGGTCCTCGGGCGCGGCGGATTCGGCAAGCGAGGCGAAGCGGTCGCGGCGGGTCATGGCGATGGGGAGCGCGCTACCCTGACTGGCAGTAACTTACAACGGCAGCTGAGTGGGGCAGTATGGACGTTCAAGCCTTGGTTTTCATCCTAGCGGTTGCCTTTTCGGGGGCAGCGCTGTTTTTCGGCACGCAAAACGGCTACTACGACACCGAGTACTACCACGGCGACGGCTCCTCGCACTAAGCCATGGGTTGGGCTGCGGCCAAGATGCCGTCGATGAGCTGCGCGATCGCACCCGGTCGCTCCACCATGGCCATGTGGCCGCAGTCAGCTAGCTCTGTAACGTTGCTACCCTCAGCGCGGAACAAGCGGTGAAAGCTGGCCAAGTGGCGGACGTAGCGGGGCTCCATGACTCGATCCTGCTGCCCGGCAATAAAATAAACGGGTTGTTTGAGCTGCGCGACTAACTGCGGGAGTCGGTGGACCTCGGCTTCGGTGGTTGAGTTCAGCAAGCTCCCCAGCGCCGCATTGGCGTCAGCCCGGGTAAAATCCAGCGCCCGCTGATAGCCCCACTGGCGGGCGAGCGGCTGGCCTACCATGGAGCGCGCAAACACCCAATCGATGCCAGGCATGCGGTGCAACCAGCGCGGACGCCATTTCACCAAGCGGCGGCCGGCCGTGCGGAAGCGCTCGAACGCCTCCTGGATATAGATTCCCCCACCGGCATTCAGGCAAATTGCCCCCATGACCTGCGGGCAGCAGGCAGCACTCCAGAGCGCAATACTGCCACCTAGCGAGTGGCCGATTAGCCACGCCCGCTCGATCTCCAGGCGTTGCAGCAGCTCCTGCAAATCGCGCGCATAGACTTGCAAGCTGTAGTCGGCATTCTCGCCGGCGGGCGAGCTTTGCGAGTCGCCAAAGCCGCGCAAATCGTAGGCCAGGCACTGGTATTGCGGTTCCAACTGGGCGATGAGGGGGTGCCAGTACTGGCGGCTAAGCAGCCAACCGTGGATGAAGACCAATACCAGCTCGGAGGGGCGCGGCGGTGTCAGATCGTAAGCGTGCGCAGCGCCTCGAATCGCAATTGCGGCCATGGCCTCCATCATACTGGACTGGTGGCCGCGGCACGCCGCCCGAGTGCCGCTCGGGGACTGTGTTACGATTCATGCAATATTGCAACTGCGAAATTTGCCGCCATGAGCGGAATTGCTGCTATACGGATCCGCATCAAGCGACTAGCACTGTACGCTGCCGCGGCAAGCAGCTCGAGGGGAGCGCGTTCGTTATCGCAGGAGCGAGCGACCGCCAGCTAGCTCGGTAGCGTTAGACAAAGTAGGGCCAAGCTGCATGGTGTTTTGGAAAACGCTGTTTGGCAACGCCGAGCGCTCCGCCACCGCGCCTTCGCCGGCATCGCAGGAGGAAACCCTCGAGGGAACCGGTGATGGCACCAGCCAGCCATCCATCATTTTGAGCACCACCCGCGACCTCGATCTCTACGAGCTGGAGGAGCTGTGCGATTCGGTGGGGTGGTCGCGCCGCCCGCTGCGCAAAGTGCGCAAGGCCATCCAGCACAGCTTTTTGGTCGTATCGATGTGGGAAGTGCGCGGCACGCGCAAGCAGCTGATCGGATTTGCGCGCGCCACCTCAGACTGTGCCTTTAACGCGACCATTTGGGACGTTGTGGTGCACCCCGACTGCCAGGGGCGCGGCTTAGGGAAAGCACTGATGCAGCATGTCATTCAAAAGCTGCGGCACGCCGACATTAGCAACATCACTTTGTTTGCGGATGCCCACGTTGTGGATTTTTACCGGCAGCTGGGCTTCTCCCCCGATCCGGAAGGCATCAAAGGGATGTTTTGGTACCCTAACCGCTGCTAGGGGTAGTACCTCTAGGATACACTAGGGTGCACCGCGTACCGGGATGTAGCGCAGTTTGGTAGCGCGCCTGCTTTGGGAGCAGGATGCCGCAGGTTCAAATCCTGCCATCCCGATCGCTTAGTCCGAGCACGCTAATTTGCCAGGGGACTACTGCTACCGCTAGGGAGGATCCTAGCGATGGCACCCGCCAACAGTGGCTCTCAGGTCAGGATGCGGAACCCTCACACCCAGATGGCAGTCAACCTGCAGCAGAGCCCAATGGCGTGCTTGGAAACCTTATTGAGGAAACGATTATGACTTCACTCGTTCGTCGCAGTGCAACGGCAGGATTGGCTGGCGGCGCGCTGGTTGCCACGCTGGGGGGAACTGCATTGCGCACTACCGCTCTCCCCGAAGAAGAAGTCGTTAAGCAACTCAAGCCCGTGCCGGTGTTTATGCTGGCCAAGCAAACCGATGATGGAGCTGCGTTTGTCGACAGCAAGATTGAGGGTAACAACGTGACGCCTGCCTATTTGAACCAAAGCGATGCCAAGCAGGCCCTCAAGCAGCTCAAGCAAAAACAACCCGACGTTGCCAAGCAGGTCGAGGTTTTGCCGGTCTCGCTGGCTAAAGCCTACCAGCTCAGCAACTCGGACGAAAAGCAGTCCTCCGACATTGTCTTCGTCCCGTCTAAATCGGATGTCAAATCGGCGGTTTCCACGCTCAAAAAGCAGGGGCAAAAGGACGTCTCGGTTAAAAACTTTCCCGGCGCTCCCCTGTTTGCGGCAACGGTCGGGGATAAATACGTCACGGTTAGCTCGCAACAGGATGGTGAAAGCACCGTGCCGTTCTTTTTCGATGCCAAGCAAGCCCAGCAGCTCATCAAGCGCTTCAAAAAGCAGCGCTCTGACATGAGCGAGCAAGTGCAAATGAAGGTCGTTCCGCTGCAAGGCGTGCTCAAGGCTTTTCGCACGAGCGACAACGAGGCGCTCAAACAAGTCCGGCTCGTCCCTTCAAAAGAATCGCTTGAGTTCATGCGCTCGCAAGCGCAGCAGCAACAGCAGCAGGGGAATTCGCAGCAGCAGGGGGATTCTTCGAGCTAGCAGCAAGCGGCGCCCAGGTCGCCCATGGTGCTAGCTGAAGCCGTATCGGGCGCCTGGTTGCTGGCTTGGCGGCGCCGAGCCCGCCAAGCCGCAGCAGCAACCGAATTGGACCCAGCAGAAGTCGATTGGCTGCTACGCGAGGTCACCGATCTGGGTAGTCTGGCGCTGCGCTTGGAGTCGTTTGGCGCTCGCACTGCAATTCCGCTGGCCTGGACAGCAGTGACGCTCGAGCAACGCTGGCAGCAGCGCCTTCGGCAGCGCGTGCCGTTGCAGCATCTGCTCGGTCGCGCGCCCTGGCGCGATTTTTCGCTGACCGTCTCGCCGGCGGTTTTGGTGCCACGCCCCGAGACGGAGCTGCTGGTCGATCTTGCTGCCGAAGCAGCCTGCGGCCGCTGGAGCGAGCGCGGCCACTGGGTCGATCTGGGCACAGGCAGCGGTGCCCTTGCGCTGGGCCTGGCTCGAGCCCTGCCCCAAGCGACCGTTCACGCTGTCGATTGCAGTGCCGCCGCCATCCAGATCGCGCAGACCAACGCCCGGGAGTTGGGCTTGCAGGATTGCATCCGCTTTTATCAGGGTGACTGGTGGGAACCGTTTGAGGCAATGCGCGGCCAAATTGCGGGCATGGTGGCCAATCCGCCCTACATTCCCAGCGCGCAACTGCCGCAACTGCAACCCGAGGTCGCCCGCCACGAACCCCATCAAGCACTGGATGGCGGCTGGGATGGCCTCGCTTGCATCCGTTACCTGGTTGCGAGCGCGCCGGCTTACTTGCAGCCAGGCGGCCTGTGGGCCATCGAGCTCATGGCCGGCCAGGCAGAGGCCGTAACGGCCTTGCTAAGCCAGCAGAGCCGTTATAGCGACATTCGCTGCCAGCGCGATCTGGCTGGAATCGAGCGCTTCGCCCTAGCCCGCTGCCATCGCTAGCGTGGAGAGGAGGCACCTCGCGCGCAGACGCTCATGACGCAGGTATCGCCAGCCGCGCTGATCGCCAGCGCCCTAGCGGGTGAGGCAGTAAGCTTTCCCACCGATACTGTTCCGGCGCTAGCTGCACTGCCGGAGCAAGCTAAGGTGTTGTTTGAGCTCAAGGGACGCGATCGCAGCAAGCCGCTCATTTTGATGGCAGCCGCAGCTGCCGAGCTCTGGCCTTACGCACGCGGCAGTGCTGCCGAGTTTGAGGCTTGGCAGCAAATTGCCCAGGCACACTGGCCCGGCCCGCTGACGTTAGTCTTACCGGCATCGGCGGCGGTGCCGGCCGCGCTCAATCCCAGCGATCCCGGCACTATTGG is from Cyanobacteria bacterium QS_8_64_29 and encodes:
- a CDS encoding 30S ribosomal protein S1, whose protein sequence is MTSDSTSAANSAFTESEFAQALDDYDFDLQPGKIVRGRILEHTSQGALVDIAGKAPGFVPLKEAALEKVDDLAQVMPLEQELDLAIIGAPNAEGQLPLSRRQILRQEAWDEIAELQADGRPVSVTVTGTNRGGVTGNVRGLRAFVPRSHLLERGDLDELVGQTLTASFLEVDAEQNKLVLSQREAARASALQQLASGSLAEGTITNIKPYGVFVDLGGVTGLLHIKHVSQNRVESLPELFEIGQTVQVIVLEVDEWQGRVSLATKALEEYPGELIESSQQVMANAQARFEAARAQGKIDQS
- a CDS encoding carboxymethylenebutenolidase; the encoded protein is MVAIRTDAVKVEAGDVRLDAHLAMPTKPGSYPGAVVIQEVFGVNDHIRDVTQRVAREGYIAIAPAIYQRQAPGFEAGYSDEALELGRQYKNQTRAPELLNDIQSAINYIKGLPQCQRGGIGCMGFCFGGHVAYLAATLPEVKATASFYGAGIVNTTPGGGDPTIARTPEIQGTIYAFFGTQDPLIPLEEVDRIEAELQKHQIPHRVVRYEGATHGFFCDQRDSYDPNAAADAWAQTKALFAQQLP
- a CDS encoding glycosyltransferase, whose amino-acid sequence is MAAERLSVILPVLNEASTLPAVLARVGAGTNVEAIAVDGGSADATPSVARDWGADTVLSASGGRARQMNAGAAAATGAILLFLHADTRLPAGYDALARDALVAPAAIAGAFPLAIAGRGWGLRLVEAGVNGRSRWCALPYGDQALFLKTSTFWALGGFPELPIMEDFELVRRLRQRGRIALAPAPVVTSGRRWQQLGVVQTTLINQALIAGYVAGISPQRLRRWYRGGY
- a CDS encoding peptidase M61: MTRRDRFASLAESAAPEDQQVLPSVRYQVAMPQPASHLFEVTLEVLDWQPSGLTLAMPVWTPGSYLVREYARHVRALSATNSDGELLACHKVSKNRWQVDTTAATDITVRYQVYANELTVRTNHLDATHGYFNGAALFCLPLGCEQQPVRVAIRPPHPNWHVTTALPAVADQAHTFEAPDFDALADSPFEIGTHPVYAFEVWGKPHQLAIWGQGNADPHSIVADTQAIVAAEAELYGELPYDRYVFLLHQSSSGFGGLEHRASCSLNYPRWGFRDRDKYERFLQLVAHEFFHLWNVKRIRPKALETIDYERENYTSLLWFFEGVTTYYDSLIPQRAGCYGARSVLETLGKDITRLLKTPGRRVQPLSDASFDAWIKLYQRDANSDNEQVSYYLKGELVALLLDLLIRARHDNARSLDDLMRRLWQRFGRAETGLTPPQLQAELEAVAGTDLSAFWQRYIDGTEALPFDGYLAPFGLQVSAADEQEPPPYLGLSVKPDGDRAQIGFVDAESPAGRAGIDAGDELLALDGWRVSVEQLEQRLHDYQPGDTVAVSIFHQDALQTHSLTLAPPQPGRYAIVPLAAPSAEQAQRFRSWLGEELAALQ
- a CDS encoding alpha/beta hydrolase, producing the protein MAAIAIRGAAHAYDLTPPRPSELVLVFIHGWLLSRQYWHPLIAQLEPQYQCLAYDLRGFGDSQSSPAGENADYSLQVYARDLQELLQRLEIERAWLIGHSLGGSIALWSAACCPQVMGAICLNAGGGIYIQEAFERFRTAGRRLVKWRPRWLHRMPGIDWVFARSMVGQPLARQWGYQRALDFTRADANAALGSLLNSTTEAEVHRLPQLVAQLKQPVYFIAGQQDRVMEPRYVRHLASFHRLFRAEGSNVTELADCGHMAMVERPGAIAQLIDGILAAAQPMA
- a CDS encoding GNAT family N-acetyltransferase, with protein sequence MVFWKTLFGNAERSATAPSPASQEETLEGTGDGTSQPSIILSTTRDLDLYELEELCDSVGWSRRPLRKVRKAIQHSFLVVSMWEVRGTRKQLIGFARATSDCAFNATIWDVVVHPDCQGRGLGKALMQHVIQKLRHADISNITLFADAHVVDFYRQLGFSPDPEGIKGMFWYPNRC
- the prmC gene encoding peptide chain release factor N(5)-glutamine methyltransferase, with amino-acid sequence MVLAEAVSGAWLLAWRRRARQAAAATELDPAEVDWLLREVTDLGSLALRLESFGARTAIPLAWTAVTLEQRWQQRLRQRVPLQHLLGRAPWRDFSLTVSPAVLVPRPETELLVDLAAEAACGRWSERGHWVDLGTGSGALALGLARALPQATVHAVDCSAAAIQIAQTNARELGLQDCIRFYQGDWWEPFEAMRGQIAGMVANPPYIPSAQLPQLQPEVARHEPHQALDGGWDGLACIRYLVASAPAYLQPGGLWAIELMAGQAEAVTALLSQQSRYSDIRCQRDLAGIERFALARCHR